In Syntrophales bacterium, a single window of DNA contains:
- a CDS encoding alkaline phosphatase family protein gives MESKKPFMVGPLYLAISFLLILQAGCSSTPAVRKEMTEPPGMAETMKVDGIERFARIDTDVYRGGSPTDSGLKSLKRAGVRTLVCLRDDVPYRETAGVLGLRIEHIPLSALDTPSRESILRFLDIVTDPALRPVFFHCRQGEDRTGVMAAIYRMQVQGWPLEAAVAEMKAFGFGGQFLDLKKSVLSYSEAGGRKTKFRMTPGVEMDLEAGNRLLAAGMDEKAIPRFQAVLQKGPDLVEARLGLSEALGNTGKTGEALSEVRQAMIRSESGEERIRTSRVTIRILAAASHHGELPPYGLDLAEREWEVLNRYKAEDRESLLRLGDLFQRGLYLSRAIEALERARRIAHPSGKVDLDRRVEHIRSVYSFAPRSDLGKRLGLLPQVTRGELAALLVHELRVDRIRTIRGSATWRPYVEKQAAAPAVKDIEDSAYRDDIRRVLALGIRGLEPFPDGTFRPSDAVSRAEFAVILEDVLSRATRDETLATQMMDKASRFEDVEASAWYKSAADLALSLGLFAPGPGAPPRFQPIKPITGVESLQAFRLLRKRLDSRSRAIVIVVDALRGESAYNALDAKRLPNLERLIRERGVVRFAKCLSALPSITLPNHTTIFTGVYPGRHGVPGNEWFDRTLDANVPLYRRTREYVKYGSEDDPGLGRAWSFGGIPVHDQDLSRDVRTIYEAFKEAETARGRTTRSAVVFDPVRRGADVVVNPDLFDALISLDVLPFVNQYALLDASAARKAVALIRSENPPELMGIWLSGLDGLSHAKGPGPIGGAGDRQADYLAEHLDPLIGEIIKALEDRGLLDETMIFLASDHGQADAVAKDEITVDAERVYHALAGSPYRPPLDKSGRLDENATDFDIAVMADSNGNAALVSIRPPGAPWSTLPARSDIEAVSALLLKEPYVSRIFFSETGIPGKEPAVFLMSGNDGKIVTKRLERESEERLNTRALGLSGSGRSGDLLVEAKSPYYFSPRGSIYLGQHGRGERVEDQVPLLIMNPSGGRQSIVRSVVEIDDIAPTVAGALGFLDALPADGTDLLDPPKILVSSHAENQVVPAGRTTSILGFVKDSVGIERVEFRVDGEDRFRAAEGTSFWEARVRLTPGRHAIVVRAFDETGIASTVRFHLIAQ, from the coding sequence ATGGAATCAAAGAAGCCTTTCATGGTTGGCCCCCTGTATCTGGCTATTTCCTTTCTGCTCATCCTTCAGGCAGGCTGCAGCAGCACCCCGGCGGTCCGGAAAGAGATGACAGAACCTCCGGGTATGGCCGAGACCATGAAAGTGGACGGCATCGAGCGGTTCGCCCGCATCGACACGGACGTTTACCGGGGCGGCTCTCCCACCGATAGCGGGCTCAAGTCGCTGAAGCGGGCCGGCGTCAGGACGCTGGTCTGTCTCCGGGATGACGTCCCCTACCGCGAAACGGCGGGCGTTTTGGGCCTTCGCATCGAGCACATCCCGCTGTCCGCGCTGGATACTCCGAGCCGCGAGTCGATCCTTCGTTTTCTGGACATCGTTACCGATCCCGCCCTCCGGCCGGTTTTCTTCCACTGCCGGCAGGGAGAAGACCGGACCGGGGTGATGGCCGCGATCTACCGCATGCAGGTCCAGGGCTGGCCGCTGGAGGCGGCCGTGGCGGAGATGAAGGCCTTCGGTTTCGGCGGGCAGTTCCTCGATCTGAAGAAGTCCGTGCTGTCCTATTCGGAGGCAGGAGGCAGGAAAACCAAGTTCCGCATGACGCCGGGAGTGGAAATGGATCTCGAGGCCGGAAACCGCCTTCTCGCGGCGGGAATGGACGAGAAGGCTATCCCGCGCTTCCAGGCGGTGCTGCAGAAGGGCCCGGATCTGGTCGAGGCGCGCCTGGGGCTGTCCGAAGCCCTGGGGAATACGGGAAAGACCGGGGAGGCCCTGTCGGAGGTGCGACAGGCCATGATCCGCTCCGAGTCCGGGGAGGAGCGCATCCGGACCTCCAGGGTGACGATCCGGATCCTGGCCGCAGCAAGCCATCACGGGGAGCTGCCGCCATACGGCCTTGACCTGGCCGAGCGGGAGTGGGAAGTCCTCAACCGGTACAAGGCCGAGGACAGGGAGAGCCTTCTTCGGCTGGGAGACCTCTTTCAGCGCGGTCTTTACCTTTCCAGGGCCATCGAGGCCCTGGAACGCGCCCGCCGCATAGCGCACCCCTCCGGGAAGGTCGATCTCGATCGCCGGGTCGAGCACATCCGGTCCGTATACTCTTTTGCGCCCCGCAGCGACCTGGGGAAGAGACTGGGGCTCCTGCCCCAGGTGACCAGGGGCGAGCTGGCGGCCCTGCTGGTACATGAGCTGCGCGTGGATCGGATCCGGACGATCCGGGGATCGGCGACCTGGCGACCCTACGTCGAGAAGCAGGCGGCGGCGCCTGCGGTGAAAGACATCGAGGACAGTGCCTATCGGGACGACATCCGGCGCGTTCTCGCTCTGGGCATCCGGGGTCTCGAGCCCTTTCCCGACGGAACGTTCCGTCCCTCCGACGCGGTGAGCCGCGCCGAGTTCGCCGTCATCCTGGAGGACGTTCTTTCCAGGGCCACCCGCGACGAGACGCTTGCCACGCAGATGATGGACAAGGCCTCCCGCTTCGAGGACGTGGAAGCCAGCGCCTGGTACAAGAGTGCCGCCGATCTCGCGCTGAGCCTCGGCCTCTTCGCTCCCGGTCCCGGCGCTCCCCCGAGATTTCAGCCGATCAAACCGATCACGGGCGTCGAGTCCCTCCAGGCCTTCCGCCTTTTGCGAAAGCGCCTGGACTCCCGAAGCCGGGCCATTGTAATCGTCGTGGACGCATTGCGGGGCGAGTCGGCGTACAACGCCCTTGACGCGAAGAGGCTCCCGAACCTGGAGCGTCTGATCCGGGAGCGGGGGGTCGTACGCTTCGCGAAGTGCCTTTCCGCCCTCCCTTCCATCACCCTTCCCAACCACACGACGATTTTCACGGGCGTCTACCCGGGCCGTCACGGAGTTCCGGGCAATGAATGGTTCGACCGGACCCTCGACGCCAATGTGCCCCTGTACCGGCGGACGCGGGAATACGTGAAATACGGCAGCGAGGACGATCCCGGCCTGGGGCGCGCCTGGTCCTTCGGGGGCATTCCCGTTCACGACCAGGACCTTTCCCGGGACGTGCGGACGATTTACGAGGCGTTCAAGGAGGCGGAGACGGCGAGGGGCCGCACGACCCGGTCGGCCGTCGTTTTCGATCCCGTGAGACGAGGCGCTGACGTGGTCGTGAACCCGGACCTCTTCGACGCCCTCATCAGTCTCGACGTTCTGCCTTTCGTCAACCAGTACGCCCTCCTCGATGCCTCCGCCGCGCGGAAAGCCGTGGCGCTGATCCGGAGCGAGAATCCGCCGGAGCTGATGGGCATATGGCTATCAGGGCTGGACGGGCTGTCCCACGCGAAAGGTCCCGGCCCCATTGGAGGCGCCGGAGACCGGCAGGCGGACTACCTGGCAGAGCATCTCGATCCGCTGATCGGAGAAATTATTAAGGCCCTGGAAGACCGCGGATTGCTGGACGAGACGATGATCTTCCTGGCATCCGACCATGGGCAGGCGGACGCGGTGGCGAAGGACGAAATCACCGTCGATGCGGAGAGGGTTTATCATGCCCTGGCCGGAAGCCCGTACCGTCCTCCCCTGGACAAGTCGGGACGCCTGGATGAAAACGCCACGGACTTCGACATTGCCGTCATGGCCGACTCCAACGGCAATGCAGCCCTTGTCTCCATCCGGCCCCCCGGAGCCCCGTGGTCTACCCTACCGGCCCGGTCGGACATCGAGGCGGTTTCGGCCCTCCTGCTGAAGGAGCCTTACGTGTCCCGGATCTTCTTCAGCGAGACCGGCATCCCCGGCAAAGAGCCCGCCGTCTTCCTGATGAGCGGGAACGACGGAAAGATCGTGACAAAAAGGCTGGAGCGGGAGAGCGAGGAGCGCCTCAACACGCGGGCCCTGGGGCTGTCGGGTTCCGGCCGCTCGGGGGACCTGCTGGTGGAGGCGAAGAGCCCCTATTACTTCTCTCCCCGCGGAAGCATCTACCTGGGACAGCACGGCCGCGGCGAGCGCGTGGAAGACCAGGTCCCCCTCCTGATCATGAATCCCTCCGGAGGTCGGCAAAGCATCGTGCGCTCGGTGGTCGAGATCGACGACATCGCGCCCACCGTGGCCGGGGCGCTGGGTTTCCTGGACGCCCTGCCCGCCGACGGGACGGATCTCCTGGACCCTCCGAAGATTCTTGTCTCTTCCCATGCGGAGAACCAGGTGGTTCCGGCAGGCCGGACCACGAGCATCCTGGGATTCGTCAAGGATTCGGTCGGAATCGAGCGGGTGGAGTTCCGTGTGGACGGAGAAGACAGGTTTCGGGCAGCAGAAGGGACGTCCTTCTGGGAGGCACGGGTCCGGCTCACGCCCGGCCGCCATGCCATCGTCGTTCGGGCCTTTGACGAGACGGGCATCGCGTCGACGGTACGGTTCCATCTCATCGCGCAATAA
- a CDS encoding HD-GYP domain-containing protein, translating into MKKTIPVDQLKVGMFVHLEKAWFKHPFLSNSFHIESESQIRKIVDHRIRMVVIDPEKTLSPKQRIQTGDNSQPSTGREGQDVKRTTPSPVIHPGKEVSPKDEFQIAADTQPPDGRKEQAVESTTPSAEQIRVHEAIDEIVRDRKAPPEEKVRAVQDMSIHMMHDLMDKPTAANIVQAKQTIARIVDLILQNHSITSHLVQITSHDFNTYTHSVTVGLLGVALSKVLFRDSDEHDLHELGAAFFLHDIGKVRVDTAIINKPGRLSEEEMDAMRKHPSFGYQVLRETDQLTVECREITLQHHERNDGTGYPKRLRGSDIHQYAKICAIADVYEALTAERPYKLPMKPYDALVMMKTKMSNHFQKDIFERFLLLFANGGT; encoded by the coding sequence ATGAAGAAGACCATTCCTGTAGATCAGTTGAAAGTCGGCATGTTTGTCCATCTGGAGAAGGCCTGGTTTAAACACCCGTTTCTGTCGAACAGTTTTCACATCGAGTCGGAGAGTCAGATCCGGAAGATCGTCGATCACAGGATCCGGATGGTGGTGATCGATCCGGAAAAGACGCTTTCCCCGAAGCAGAGAATCCAGACCGGAGACAACTCCCAGCCGTCCACCGGCCGGGAAGGGCAGGACGTCAAACGTACAACGCCCTCACCGGTGATCCATCCGGGAAAAGAGGTTTCCCCGAAGGATGAATTCCAGATCGCGGCCGACACCCAGCCGCCGGACGGACGGAAGGAGCAGGCCGTCGAAAGCACAACTCCATCCGCCGAGCAGATCCGGGTCCATGAGGCCATCGACGAGATCGTCCGCGACCGGAAGGCCCCGCCGGAGGAGAAAGTGCGGGCCGTCCAGGATATGTCCATCCACATGATGCACGATCTGATGGACAAGCCGACCGCTGCCAACATCGTGCAGGCCAAACAGACCATCGCCAGGATCGTCGACCTGATTCTTCAGAATCATTCGATCACTTCGCACCTGGTGCAGATCACCTCGCACGATTTCAACACGTACACCCACTCAGTGACAGTGGGCCTTCTGGGCGTAGCGCTCTCCAAGGTCCTCTTCCGGGATTCCGACGAGCACGATCTGCATGAGCTGGGAGCCGCGTTCTTTCTCCATGACATCGGCAAGGTGCGCGTAGATACCGCCATCATCAACAAACCCGGGAGACTCTCCGAGGAAGAGATGGACGCGATGCGCAAGCACCCGTCTTTCGGGTATCAGGTCCTCCGGGAGACCGACCAGTTGACCGTCGAGTGCAGGGAGATCACCCTCCAGCACCATGAACGGAATGACGGAACGGGTTATCCCAAGAGACTCCGGGGGAGTGACATCCATCAGTATGCCAAGATCTGCGCCATCGCCGATGTCTACGAGGCGCTGACAGCCGAAAGGCCTTACAAGCTCCCGATGAAACCGTATGACGCACTCGTCATGATGAAAACGAAGATGTCCAATCATTTTCAAAAGGATATCTTTGAGCGCTTCCTCCTGCTTTTCGCCAACGGCGGAACGTGA
- a CDS encoding branched-chain amino acid ABC transporter permease, translating into MVDPAKNRIFGKDAVWLLFIAVVAVLPLVPGFADNSFRMHVFILILLYASMAQAWNIIGGYCGQVSFGHSVFFGIGAYGASMALVTYGTAPWPGILIGMAAAGLVAVIISYPCFKLSGHYFAIATFAIVEIFFRMFQVWDWIGGAIGLDYPVVEEGLWNLVWYSKTGYYYFALILFVVVFGVVRWLEGHRFGYYMKAVREGQETAESLGVNSTMVKLTAMAISAVLAALCGVFFVQYNLRVDPSMVISLDMAMKFVLITILGGAGTLLGPLAGAAVLIPLQEYTRAFWGGLGGGIDLIVFGLIIILMVIKQPAGIVGIFQGIRQRIAKARGKGGEEVGAP; encoded by the coding sequence TTGGTAGATCCGGCGAAAAACAGAATCTTCGGCAAGGATGCCGTGTGGCTGCTGTTCATTGCGGTCGTGGCCGTCCTGCCCCTTGTACCGGGTTTTGCGGACAATTCCTTCCGCATGCATGTCTTCATCCTGATCCTGTTGTACGCCAGCATGGCGCAGGCCTGGAACATCATCGGCGGCTACTGCGGCCAAGTGTCCTTCGGCCATTCGGTGTTTTTCGGAATCGGCGCCTACGGGGCGTCCATGGCCCTGGTGACGTACGGGACGGCGCCCTGGCCCGGCATCCTGATCGGCATGGCGGCGGCCGGCCTGGTGGCGGTCATCATCAGCTATCCCTGCTTCAAGCTGAGCGGCCATTATTTTGCCATTGCCACCTTTGCCATCGTGGAGATTTTTTTCCGCATGTTCCAGGTATGGGACTGGATTGGCGGGGCCATCGGGCTGGACTATCCCGTTGTTGAAGAGGGGCTCTGGAACCTGGTCTGGTATTCGAAGACCGGGTATTATTACTTCGCCCTGATCCTGTTTGTGGTTGTCTTCGGAGTCGTGCGCTGGCTGGAAGGGCACCGGTTCGGGTATTACATGAAGGCCGTGCGGGAAGGGCAGGAGACGGCCGAATCGCTGGGCGTCAACAGCACCATGGTAAAACTCACGGCAATGGCCATCTCGGCCGTCCTGGCGGCCCTTTGCGGTGTTTTCTTCGTGCAGTACAACCTGCGGGTGGACCCGTCCATGGTCATATCCCTCGACATGGCGATGAAGTTCGTCCTCATCACCATCCTGGGCGGGGCCGGCACCCTCCTGGGGCCTCTGGCCGGTGCGGCGGTCCTCATCCCGCTGCAGGAGTACACCCGCGCGTTCTGGGGCGGACTGGGCGGCGGCATCGACCTGATCGTTTTCGGACTGATCATCATCCTCATGGTCATCAAGCAGCCCGCCGGGATCGTCGGAATTTTCCAGGGGATCCGGCAGAGGATTGCGAAAGCCCGCGGCAAGGGAGGTGAGGAAGTTGGCGCTCCTTGA
- a CDS encoding branched-chain amino acid ABC transporter permease, which translates to METVLQVLIDGILSGLLYALVAAGLCLIWGVMDVINFAHGEFLMAAMYVSYWLGFLAGVDPLVSLLAAGVFVFLLGVLTYQLIVKYTVGKPSLAALLATFGLAMLIKNLCLNLFSPNFRILTDTWLGDKTYHLGALIIPIPQLVTGIIALLVIALIYALINSTRFGWAVQATAMDKEAAELMGINTERIYLLIFGIGGACVGIAGGIMPTYLAVHPEVGSLFGLIAFICVAMGGFGSIPGALCAGLLVGVVESFAGFYIAPVFKYVAVFSLYLAVVAFRRKGFFGW; encoded by the coding sequence ATGGAAACGGTTCTCCAGGTACTCATTGACGGAATTTTAAGCGGGCTCCTGTACGCACTGGTGGCCGCCGGCCTGTGCCTTATCTGGGGCGTCATGGACGTCATCAATTTCGCCCACGGCGAGTTCCTGATGGCGGCCATGTATGTCAGCTACTGGCTGGGGTTCCTGGCCGGTGTGGATCCCCTGGTGTCTCTTCTCGCCGCCGGCGTGTTTGTCTTTCTCCTCGGGGTGCTGACCTACCAGCTGATCGTCAAATACACCGTCGGCAAACCATCGCTCGCGGCGCTCCTGGCCACCTTCGGGCTGGCCATGCTCATCAAGAATCTCTGCCTGAACCTCTTCTCGCCGAATTTCCGCATCCTCACCGATACGTGGCTCGGCGACAAGACCTATCACCTGGGGGCGCTGATCATCCCCATTCCGCAACTGGTGACAGGCATCATCGCGCTGCTCGTCATCGCGCTTATCTATGCACTGATCAACTCCACCCGGTTCGGCTGGGCCGTCCAGGCGACCGCCATGGACAAGGAAGCGGCCGAGCTGATGGGCATCAACACGGAACGAATCTACCTCCTGATCTTCGGTATCGGCGGGGCGTGCGTGGGCATTGCCGGCGGCATCATGCCGACGTATCTTGCCGTGCATCCCGAGGTGGGCTCGCTTTTCGGGCTTATTGCCTTCATCTGCGTGGCGATGGGGGGGTTCGGGAGCATCCCGGGGGCGCTGTGTGCGGGCCTGCTCGTGGGGGTTGTGGAGTCGTTCGCAGGGTTTTACATCGCGCCCGTGTTCAAATACGTGGCCGTGTTCAGCCTGTACCTGGCAGTTGTCGCCTTTCGAAGGAAGGGGTTTTTCGGTTGGTAG
- a CDS encoding vitamin B12-dependent ribonucleotide reductase — protein MRTMSDSFDKPELAKNAVTVLERRYLKRDLDGNVLEEPADMFRRVAQTVAEADRKFSRKNGVSQLAKEFYRMMASMEFLPNSPTLMNAGRELGQLSACFVLPVGDSMEEIFDAVKYTALIHKSGGGTGFAFSRLRPANDVVLTTTGISSGPISFMRVFDIVTETIKQGGTRRGANMGILRVDHPDIMNFIMCKADKKQLNNFNISVGLTEAFMKAVEKDENYELINPRDGHVTGTLNAPKVFHRIISQAWENGEPGIVFLDRLNRDNPTPHIGEIESTNPCGEQPLLPYESCNLGSINLSRMVKGDKVDWERLKKVVHLAVHFLDNVVEINKYPLPQIAEMTLANRKIGLGVMGWADMLILLGIPYNAEEALELAGRVMNFINEEGHRASHALAETRGPFPNFKGSIYDQKRMPSMRNATVTTIAPTGTISLIANASSGVEPLFAVSFVRQVMDNDVLLEVHPHFEAIAKRRGFYSPELMKRIAEEGSIHNMEDIPEDIRNLFVTAHDITPDVHIRMQAVFQKYTDNAVSKTVNFPNGATIQDVARVYELAYQLDCKGVTIYRDGSRDQQVLSRGSKEGQAIPETPAPEKPTTKRERPKVLKGWTYQMQTGCGPLYVTVNQDSSGLFELFTTMGKAGGCAASQSEAIGRMVSLAWRSGLQAKQVIKQLHGISCHSPSGFGENRVLSCADAVAKAIQYHLSDNGGSGKIPYQEKSVLFKGACPECGGIVAHEGGCMVCRICGYSECA, from the coding sequence ATGAGAACAATGTCTGATTCTTTCGATAAGCCGGAGTTGGCAAAGAATGCCGTCACAGTGCTGGAAAGGCGGTATCTGAAACGGGATCTGGATGGCAACGTTCTGGAAGAGCCGGCGGATATGTTTCGAAGGGTAGCGCAAACCGTTGCCGAGGCAGATCGGAAATTCAGCAGGAAAAACGGCGTATCTCAACTTGCAAAGGAATTCTACCGCATGATGGCTTCCATGGAATTTCTGCCCAACTCGCCGACCCTGATGAATGCCGGGCGTGAACTGGGGCAATTGTCCGCCTGCTTTGTGCTGCCGGTGGGTGATTCCATGGAGGAGATTTTCGATGCCGTGAAATACACCGCCCTGATTCACAAATCCGGAGGAGGCACCGGTTTTGCCTTTTCCAGGCTGCGCCCCGCCAATGACGTTGTCCTGACGACGACCGGCATTTCCAGCGGTCCGATATCGTTTATGCGCGTTTTTGACATCGTCACGGAAACCATCAAGCAGGGCGGCACGCGGCGTGGCGCGAACATGGGCATCCTGCGTGTCGATCATCCGGACATCATGAATTTCATCATGTGCAAAGCCGACAAGAAGCAGCTCAACAACTTCAACATTTCCGTGGGGCTTACGGAAGCCTTCATGAAGGCCGTGGAGAAGGACGAAAATTACGAGCTGATCAATCCCCGTGACGGGCACGTCACCGGAACGCTCAATGCCCCAAAAGTATTCCATCGGATCATTTCTCAGGCCTGGGAAAACGGCGAGCCGGGGATCGTATTCCTGGATCGACTCAATCGCGACAATCCCACGCCCCACATCGGGGAGATCGAATCCACCAATCCCTGCGGTGAGCAGCCCCTTTTGCCCTACGAGTCATGCAACCTTGGCTCGATCAATCTATCCAGGATGGTGAAGGGAGACAAGGTCGATTGGGAGCGGCTGAAGAAGGTTGTTCACCTGGCCGTTCATTTTCTCGACAACGTGGTGGAAATCAACAAATACCCCTTGCCGCAGATCGCCGAGATGACCCTCGCCAATCGCAAGATCGGGCTTGGAGTCATGGGATGGGCGGACATGCTGATTCTGCTGGGGATTCCTTACAATGCGGAAGAGGCGCTGGAACTTGCCGGAAGGGTCATGAATTTTATCAATGAGGAGGGGCACAGGGCCTCGCATGCATTGGCCGAAACCCGCGGGCCGTTCCCGAACTTCAAGGGATCAATCTATGATCAAAAAAGGATGCCGTCCATGCGCAACGCAACGGTCACGACCATCGCGCCCACCGGCACGATCTCGCTCATTGCCAATGCCTCGTCAGGCGTGGAGCCGCTCTTCGCGGTCTCGTTCGTCCGGCAGGTCATGGATAACGACGTCCTCCTGGAAGTGCACCCGCATTTTGAAGCCATCGCGAAACGCCGGGGTTTCTACTCGCCGGAATTGATGAAGCGAATTGCCGAAGAAGGATCTATTCACAATATGGAAGACATCCCGGAAGATATCCGCAATCTGTTTGTTACGGCCCACGACATAACACCGGACGTGCATATTCGTATGCAGGCGGTCTTTCAGAAATATACGGACAACGCGGTGAGCAAGACCGTGAATTTCCCGAACGGTGCAACCATTCAGGATGTCGCCCGCGTCTATGAGCTGGCCTATCAGCTCGATTGCAAAGGGGTTACGATCTATCGTGACGGCTCGCGGGATCAGCAGGTATTGAGTAGAGGCAGCAAGGAAGGGCAGGCGATTCCGGAAACCCCGGCTCCTGAGAAGCCAACGACCAAGCGCGAGCGTCCCAAAGTGCTCAAAGGCTGGACCTACCAGATGCAGACCGGATGCGGACCCCTGTATGTAACCGTCAACCAGGACAGCTCGGGTCTCTTTGAACTTTTCACCACGATGGGGAAGGCGGGAGGCTGTGCGGCCTCACAGAGTGAAGCGATCGGCAGGATGGTGTCTCTGGCCTGGCGCAGCGGACTCCAGGCAAAACAGGTTATCAAGCAGCTTCATGGCATTTCCTGCCACTCGCCATCGGGCTTTGGCGAGAATAGAGTCCTGTCTTGTGCGGATGCCGTGGCCAAGGCGATTCAGTACCATCTGTCGGACAATGGAGGCAGCGGCAAGATTCCGTATCAGGAAAAGAGTGTTCTGTTCAAGGGAGCTTGCCCCGAATGCGGGGGAATCGTAGCACATGAGGGCGGTTGTATGGTTTGCCGCATATGCGGCTATAGCGAGTGTGCATGA
- a CDS encoding ABC transporter substrate-binding protein: protein MKSKSLRLLGCVAVAAVLCLLLAAGPAAAQQKVIKIGTIFPLTGPVANAGQRCQAAVQTAVEIVNGQHPGVKIPLAKKGGLLGGYKIQLVHADSQGKPDIGKAEAERLINQEGVWALIGSYNSSVSGPASLVAERAKKIFMCGASSSSALTNRNLNYFFRLAPTDATESAEFVEVLKWLNQKQKANIRTIGIIYENTLFGKGAAGEAKKAATAAGFSVVADVPYTPGATNLNSEVQTLKTKNPDALFGAVLGADYALMVKTMKQSNWVPRMSINYCSGYQDPIIAKQLGKDADLFMGSNAYTPQFASLLPAVAAVEKIFKTKTKGVPFDGDSIQEAVAVIVLAQAIEKAGSLDPEKVVKVLHESTFDSPLSLGGKVQFAKGGQNIKAFSIVTQLQNGEYKRLYPADLADPKAKVVFPMKPWDKR from the coding sequence ATGAAAAGCAAATCGTTGCGGTTGCTTGGTTGCGTGGCGGTAGCAGCGGTACTGTGCCTGTTGCTCGCGGCAGGTCCGGCGGCAGCCCAGCAAAAAGTGATCAAGATCGGTACTATTTTCCCCTTGACCGGCCCGGTAGCAAACGCGGGGCAGCGTTGCCAGGCCGCGGTCCAGACGGCGGTTGAAATCGTCAACGGCCAGCATCCCGGAGTGAAAATCCCCCTGGCAAAGAAGGGTGGGCTGTTGGGCGGATACAAGATCCAGCTGGTCCATGCGGACAGCCAGGGCAAGCCGGACATCGGCAAGGCCGAGGCCGAGCGGCTCATCAACCAGGAAGGCGTATGGGCCCTCATCGGGTCTTATAACAGCTCCGTGAGCGGACCGGCGAGCCTGGTCGCCGAGCGCGCGAAAAAGATCTTCATGTGCGGTGCCTCCAGCAGTTCGGCATTGACCAATCGTAACCTGAACTACTTCTTCCGCCTGGCGCCGACCGACGCGACCGAGTCGGCGGAATTCGTCGAAGTCCTCAAATGGCTCAACCAGAAGCAGAAGGCCAATATCAGGACGATCGGGATCATTTACGAGAATACCCTCTTCGGAAAGGGCGCCGCCGGTGAGGCGAAGAAAGCCGCCACCGCCGCGGGATTCAGCGTAGTGGCGGACGTTCCCTATACCCCCGGGGCGACCAACCTCAACAGCGAGGTTCAGACTCTGAAGACCAAGAACCCCGATGCCCTCTTCGGAGCGGTGCTGGGTGCCGATTACGCCCTCATGGTGAAGACCATGAAGCAGTCAAACTGGGTCCCCAGAATGTCGATCAACTACTGCTCGGGCTACCAGGATCCGATCATTGCCAAACAGCTGGGCAAGGACGCCGACCTGTTCATGGGCTCCAACGCCTATACCCCGCAGTTCGCGTCCCTGTTGCCGGCCGTTGCCGCGGTTGAGAAGATCTTCAAGACCAAGACGAAGGGCGTGCCGTTCGACGGCGACAGCATTCAGGAAGCCGTGGCCGTGATCGTGCTGGCCCAGGCGATCGAGAAGGCCGGAAGCCTCGACCCGGAAAAGGTCGTCAAGGTGCTCCACGAGAGCACGTTCGACTCCCCGCTGTCCCTGGGCGGGAAGGTTCAATTCGCGAAGGGTGGCCAGAACATCAAGGCATTCAGCATCGTGACGCAGCTTCAGAATGGTGAATACAAAAGGCTTTATCCCGCCGATCTGGCGGATCCGAAGGCCAAGGTCGTGTTCCCCATGAAGCCCTGGGACAAGAGGTAA
- a CDS encoding AEC family transporter, translating to MSKVGLCVAETVIAFTLLVLATYWMKRKGVLKQEDSPVFARLLTQAVLPATILYQLWTHPMSSESFTPVLVMFASGTAALAISWLAGVLLKFDRESTGALMIVSSFGSSALIGYPIIQFAFENNTWALAEGIVISELGVGLPIFIFCPAVAMYFGGTFRGTEDLKKLAKEYFTSPILIAVVLGLAGAQMRIPEGIPVVDTLREALKMAQGATVVVSAIILGLQLSVQPPRGFWALIVVSIVVQMLFQPWMCNTVSNLLEVGAENRQILILISTMPAAILGPVFASRYNCAAKTATMLTFTHIVISPVLVPVVFSSLA from the coding sequence ATGTCCAAGGTCGGTCTATGTGTGGCTGAAACGGTGATCGCGTTTACCCTGCTGGTCCTGGCAACCTACTGGATGAAGAGAAAGGGCGTGCTGAAACAGGAAGACAGTCCTGTGTTCGCGAGGCTGCTCACCCAGGCCGTCCTGCCCGCCACCATCCTGTACCAGCTGTGGACCCATCCCATGTCGAGCGAAAGCTTCACGCCTGTTCTCGTCATGTTTGCATCGGGGACCGCCGCTCTGGCGATCAGCTGGCTTGCGGGAGTCCTTCTGAAATTCGACCGCGAGAGCACGGGGGCGCTGATGATCGTCTCGTCTTTCGGCTCTTCGGCGCTGATCGGCTATCCCATCATCCAGTTCGCCTTCGAGAACAACACCTGGGCGCTCGCCGAAGGCATCGTCATCAGCGAACTGGGCGTGGGCCTGCCGATCTTTATCTTTTGCCCGGCCGTGGCCATGTACTTCGGGGGGACCTTCCGGGGGACGGAGGACCTGAAAAAACTGGCGAAAGAGTATTTCACGTCGCCCATCCTGATCGCGGTCGTCCTGGGGCTGGCCGGCGCCCAGATGCGCATTCCGGAAGGAATACCGGTGGTTGATACGCTCCGGGAGGCCCTGAAGATGGCCCAGGGCGCGACGGTGGTGGTTTCCGCGATCATTTTGGGCCTTCAGCTTTCCGTGCAGCCGCCGCGCGGCTTCTGGGCGCTGATCGTGGTGTCCATTGTCGTGCAGATGCTGTTTCAGCCCTGGATGTGCAATACGGTGTCGAACCTACTGGAGGTGGGGGCGGAAAACCGGCAGATCCTGATCCTGATCAGCACCATGCCCGCGGCGATTCTGGGGCCTGTTTTCGCCTCCCGTTACAACTGCGCAGCGAAAACCGCCACCATGCTCACCTTCACACACATCGTCATCAGCCCGGTCCTGGTGCCGGTCGTGTTTTCGTCGCTTGCTTAG